Part of the Kineococcus aurantiacus genome, CTCGAGGTTGACGATGCCCAGGGGTTCGTAGACCGAGGGGCAGACGAACACCGTGGCCTGGGACAGGTGCTCGAGCAGCTCGGCGCGCGAGAGGTGCCGCTGCAGCCAGACGACGCCGTTGCGGGTGCGCTGCAGCTCCTCGACGAGCCCGGCGACCTCGGCGGCGATCTCGGGGGTGTCGGGGGCCCCGGCGCACAGGACGAGCTGGACCTCCGGCGGCAGCTGCGCCGCGGCGCGCAGCAGGTGCGGCAGCCCCTTCTGCCGGGTGATGCGCCCGACGAAGACGACCGAGGGGCGGTCCGGGTCGACCCCGTTGGCGCGCACCAGGTCCCGGCCCGGCACGGGCGTCCACTCGTCGGCGTCGATGCCGTTGTGGACGACGTGGACGCGCTCGGGGTCCAGCCCCGGGTAGCAGCGCAGGATGTCGGCGCGCATCCCGGCGCTGACGGCGACGACGGCCGCGGCGGACTCGAACGCCGTCCGCTCGGCCCAGGACGACAGGCGGTAGCCGCCGCCGAGCTGCTCGGCCTTCCACGGCCGCAGCGGTTCGAGGCTGTGGGCGGTGACGACGTGCGGGACGCCGTGCAGCAGGGCGGCCAGGTGCCCGGCGAGGTTGGCGTACCAGGTGTGGGAGTGGACCAGGTCGGCACCGGCGGTGTCGGCGGCGATGGTCAGGTCCACCCCCAGCGTGCGCAGGGCCGCGTTGGCGCGGGCCAGCTCGGGCAGGTCGGGGTAGCCGGTCGCGCCGGGTTCGTCGCGCGGGGCGCCGAAGGCGCGGACGGCGACCTCGGGACCGTCGTCCAGGGCCCGCAGGGCCTTGACGAGCTCGGCGACGTGGACCCCGGCTCCGCCGTAGATCTCCGGCGGGTACTCCTTGGTGAGCAGGTCGACGCGCATGGCACTCCCCTCCCGGCAACCCGGGGACTCGCAGGACACTTGAAGGACTGGACGTCTGGCGGGACTCGCGGGACCCGCAGGGCCCCACCTGATGGGCACCCGGGGGTGCCGGGGCCTAGTGTGCCCCTCGTGGCCACTCCGAACGTCCTCGCGATCGTCCTCGCCGGTGGGGAGGGCAAACGGCTCATGCCACTCACCGCCGACCGGGCCAAACCCGCGGTGCCCTTCGGGGGCACCTACCGGCTCATCGACTTCGCGCTGTCGAACCTGGTGAACGCCGCCTACCGCAAGATCGTCGTCCTGACGCAGTACAAGTCGCACTCCCTGGACCGGCACCTCTCGCAGAACTGGCGGATGTCGAACCTGTTCGGCTCCTACATCGCCTCCGTGCCGGCCCAGCAGCGCGTCGGCCAGCGCTGGTACGCCGGCTCGGCCGACGCCATCTACCAGTCCCTGAACCTCATCAGCGACGAGCGCCCCGACATCGTCGTCGTGGTCGGTGCCGACCACGTCTACCGGATGGACTTCTCCCAGATGGTCGACGCGCACGTCGCGTCGGGGTCCCCGTGCACGGTCGCGGCGATCCGCCAGCCCATCACCCTGGCCGACCAGTTCGGCGTCATCCAGACCGAACCGGGCTCGAACCGGATCGCGGAGTTCCTGGAGAAGCCCAAGGACCCCCGCGGGCTGGCCGACTCCCCGCACGAGGTGCTGGCCTCGATGGGCAACTACGTCTTCGACGCCGACGCCCTCGTCGACGCCGTCACCCGCGACGCCGAGCAGGAGGACTCCAAGCACGACATGGGCGGGGACATCGTCCCCGGCTTCGTCGAGCGGGGCCTGGCCTCGGTGTACGACTTCAAGGACAACGAGGTCCCCGGGGCCACCGACCGCGACCGGGCGTACTGGCGCGACGTGGGGACACTGGACGCCTACTTCGAGGCGCAGATGGACCTCATCTCGGTCCTCCCGGTGTTCAACCTCTACAACTACGAGTGGCCCATCATCGCCGCGCAGGACTACTACCCGCCGGCGAAGTTCGTCCACGGCTGGCAGGGCACCTACGGGCACGCCGTGAACTCCATCATCAGCCAGGGCACCGTCGTCTCCGGTGCGCTGGTGGAGAAGTCCATCGTCTCCCCCAACGTGCGCCTGGACTCCTGGGCCCACGTGTCCGAGTCCGTCCTCATGGACGGCGTGAAGGTCGGCCGGCACGCCGTGGTCCAGCGCGCCATCGTCGACAAGTTCGTCACCGTCCCCGACGACGCCCGCATCGGGGTGGACGCCGAGGAGGACCGCGCCCGGGGTTTCCACGTCACCCCCTCGGGCATCACCGTCGTCGGGAAGGGACAGACCATCTCGTGAGCACCACCACCCAGGACCGTCCGGTGCGCATCGGCGTCCAACTGCAGCCCCAGCACGCGCAGTACCCCGCGATCCGCGCCGCCGCGGCGCGCGCCGAGGAGATCGGCGCGGACATCGCCTTCAACTGGGACCACTTCTACCCGCTGTACGGCGACCCCGACGGCCTGCACTTCGAGTGCTGGACGATGCTCGCGGCGTGGGCCGAGGCCACCCGCCGCATCGAGATCGGCGCCCTGGTGTCCTGCAACAGCTACCGCAACCCCGAGCTGCTGGCCGACATGGCCCGCACCGTCGACCACGTCTCGGCCCACGACACCGGCACCGGCCGGCTGGTCCTGGGGATCGGGTCGGGGTGGTTCGAGAAGGACTACGACGAGTACGGCTACGAGTTCGGCACCGCGGGGGGCCGGCTGGACAAGTTGCGCGAGGACCTGCCGCGCATCGAGGCCCGGCTGGGCAAGCTCAACCCCGCGCCGACGCGGAAGGTCCCCGTCCTCATCGGTGGTGGCGGGGAGCAGAAGACGCTGCGGATCGTGGCCCGGCACGCCGACATCTGGCACTCCTTCTCCGACGTGGAGACCTTCACCCGCAAGGTCGGCGTCCTGGCCGAGCGGTGCGCCGAGATCGGCCGCGACCCGGGCGAGATCGAGCTGTCGGTGGGGGTGGAGAACACCGAGCAGGCCGAGGCGCTGCACGCGGCCGGGGCCCGGTTGTTCACCATCGGCGTCAACGGGCCCGACTACGACCTGGGCGTCCTGGAGGAACTGGTGGCCTGGCGCGACGGCAAGAACGCCTGATCCGCGCCGGGGTCCCGCGGCCGTCCCGGTAGGGTCGCGGGCGTGCTGAACGACGCCCGCGACCTCCCCGACGCCCCGCCCACCGAGCGGTCCGAGGAACGGGTGCTGGTCACCGTCACCGGGCCGGACCGCCCCGGGGTCACCTCGGCGCTGTTCAGCGCGCTCGACGGGACCGGTGCGCACGTCCTGGACGTCGAGC contains:
- the glgA gene encoding glycogen synthase, whose protein sequence is MRVDLLTKEYPPEIYGGAGVHVAELVKALRALDDGPEVAVRAFGAPRDEPGATGYPDLPELARANAALRTLGVDLTIAADTAGADLVHSHTWYANLAGHLAALLHGVPHVVTAHSLEPLRPWKAEQLGGGYRLSSWAERTAFESAAAVVAVSAGMRADILRCYPGLDPERVHVVHNGIDADEWTPVPGRDLVRANGVDPDRPSVVFVGRITRQKGLPHLLRAAAQLPPEVQLVLCAGAPDTPEIAAEVAGLVEELQRTRNGVVWLQRHLSRAELLEHLSQATVFVCPSVYEPLGIVNLEAMACGAAVVGTATGGIPEVVDDGVTGWLVPIEQVTDGTGAPVDPDRFVADLAATLTEAVSDPDRARAFGAAGRTRAVERFSWDAIAARTVEVYRSVR
- the glgC gene encoding glucose-1-phosphate adenylyltransferase, whose protein sequence is MATPNVLAIVLAGGEGKRLMPLTADRAKPAVPFGGTYRLIDFALSNLVNAAYRKIVVLTQYKSHSLDRHLSQNWRMSNLFGSYIASVPAQQRVGQRWYAGSADAIYQSLNLISDERPDIVVVVGADHVYRMDFSQMVDAHVASGSPCTVAAIRQPITLADQFGVIQTEPGSNRIAEFLEKPKDPRGLADSPHEVLASMGNYVFDADALVDAVTRDAEQEDSKHDMGGDIVPGFVERGLASVYDFKDNEVPGATDRDRAYWRDVGTLDAYFEAQMDLISVLPVFNLYNYEWPIIAAQDYYPPAKFVHGWQGTYGHAVNSIISQGTVVSGALVEKSIVSPNVRLDSWAHVSESVLMDGVKVGRHAVVQRAIVDKFVTVPDDARIGVDAEEDRARGFHVTPSGITVVGKGQTIS
- a CDS encoding LLM class F420-dependent oxidoreductase, yielding MSTTTQDRPVRIGVQLQPQHAQYPAIRAAAARAEEIGADIAFNWDHFYPLYGDPDGLHFECWTMLAAWAEATRRIEIGALVSCNSYRNPELLADMARTVDHVSAHDTGTGRLVLGIGSGWFEKDYDEYGYEFGTAGGRLDKLREDLPRIEARLGKLNPAPTRKVPVLIGGGGEQKTLRIVARHADIWHSFSDVETFTRKVGVLAERCAEIGRDPGEIELSVGVENTEQAEALHAAGARLFTIGVNGPDYDLGVLEELVAWRDGKNA